From the genome of Ictalurus furcatus strain D&B chromosome 4, Billie_1.0, whole genome shotgun sequence, one region includes:
- the LOC128607067 gene encoding extracellular calcium-sensing receptor-like, producing MAVDAWLWALGFLIWPIWVNSVGLSCTLQTRPISRSLYKKGDVIIGGLFPIYVEAPEPDHMFIQRVQGSHCQSVELRSYHWLQTMIFTVEEINQNPSLLPNFTLGYLAADTCLAESSTLSAALAMVTGQEDTVSGEHCTMAPNVPVIIGDARSSASIVVADTLSVFDIPMVSYFASCACLSDRTRYPTFLRTVPSDAFQAKAMARLLHLMGWTWVGVVSGDDVYGKSGVQLLLKELKGSGVCVDYHEVIPKSHAPSRIQRIVERIQSSKAQVVVTFAIGPDTEVLLREVVRMNATDRQWIATEAWSTSTHYSAWSGISLAGTLGFALRRVDIQGLGSYLTQLSPEEHLMEPLVQSVWEDVFGCRFGEQIQSGPPRPLCTGLEKVKHGEAYFDVMYNVYKAVYAIANAIQDMLACQPGKGPFENGECPDIKPIKPKQLLHYLKAVQFTTPVGEMVGFDENGDPSASYDIINWHVGAEGKVEFVKVGQFDAAKGPEQDFHLDLRKVFWGGGWGDEVPVSVCSESCPPGTRKAVQKGKPLCCYDCIPCTSGEISNSTDSLECTKCPERFWSNTDRTECIPMIVEFLSFQDNMGIILSVLSAAGAALTITVLAAFFHHRDTPLVRANNSELSFLLLLSLKLCFLCALAFIGQPAPWSCMLRHTLFGISFVVCLACVLSKTVVVLVAFRATLPGSNVMRYFGPVQQRAGIFLCTLIQVGICVFWLVLAPPLPTESAGGELGARVVLLCAIGSVAGFSLVLGYIGLLAAVCFLLAFFARKLPDNFNEAKFITFSMLIFCAVWIAFVPAYVSSPGKYTVAVEVFAILASSYGLLLCIFAPKCYIILLRPDKNTKKNMMAK from the exons ATGGCCGTGGATGCCTGGCTGTGGGCACTAGGGTTCCTGATATGGCCGATCTGGGTGAACTCTGTGGGACTCTCATGTACTCTGCAGACCAGGCCTATCTCCCGGAGCCTGTATAAGAAAGGTGATGTGATTATTGGGGGTCTCTTTCCAATTTATGTTGAAGCCCCTGAACCTGATCACATGTTCATACAGAGAGTGCAGGGAAGCCATTGCCAGAG TGTTGAATTACGATCTTACCACTGGCTGCAAACAATGATCTTCACAGTGGAGGAGATTAACCAGAATCCATCTCTGCTGCCAAACTTCACACTGGGCTACCTCGCTGCAGATACCTGCTTGGCCGAGAGCAGTACCCTAAGTGCCGCACTGGCAATGGTGACGGGACAGGAGGATACAGTGTCTGGGGAACATTGTACAATGGCTCCCAATGTGCCTGTCATTATTGGCGATGCACGCTCCTCTGCCTCCATAGTGGTGGCTGATACCTTGAGTGTTTTTGACATCCCTATG GTTAGTTACTTTGCTTCTTGTGCATGTCTCAGTGATCGCACCAGGTACCCCACCTTTCTGCGCACAGTTCCTAGTGATGCTTTCCAGGCTAAAGCCATGGCCCGTCTGTTGCACCTGATGGGCTGGACCTGGGTTGGGGTTGTCTCTGGAGATGATGTTTATGGGAAAAGTGGTGTGCAGCTGCTGCTGAAGGAACTAAAgggttcaggtgtgtgtgtagactacCATGAGGTCATCCCCAAATCCCATGCACCGAGTAGGATTCAACGCATCGTGGAGAGAATCCAGAGTTCGAAGGCTCAGGTGGTAGTAACCTTCGCTATTGGGCCTGATACGGAGGTCTTACTGAGAGAAGTGGTGAGGATGAATGCCACTGACAGGCAGTGGATTGCTACTGAAGCATGGAGCACCTCTACCCACTACTCTGCATGGAGCGGCATCTCCTTAGCAGGGACCCTTGGTTTTGCCCTGAGGCGGGTTGATATCCAGGGTCTGGGCTCCTATTTGACCCAATTGAGCCCAGAGGAACACTTAATGGAGCCACTGGTCCAGAGTGTTTGGGAGGATGTGTTTGGGTGTAGATTTGGGGAGCAAATTCAATCAGGACCTCCAAGACCACTGTGCACAGGCTTGGAGAAAGTAAAACATGGAGAGGCCTATTTTGATGTCATGTATAATGTCTATAAGGCTGTGTATGCTATTGCAAATGCTATTCAGGACATGCTGGCATGTCAGCCTGGCAAAGGACCCTTTGAGAATGGAGAATGTCCTGATATTAAACCAATAAAACCTAAACAG CTTCTACACTATCTGAAGGCAGTCCAGTTCACAACGCCAGTTGGTGAAATGGTTGGTTTTGATGAGAACGGGGATCCATCTGCCTCATATGACATAATTAACTGGCATGTAGGGGCTGAAGGAAAAGTGGAGTTTGTCAAAGTTGGACAATTTGATGCAGCAAAAGGACCAGAGCAAGACTTCCACCTGGATCTCAGGAAAGTGTTCTGGGGAGGGGGCTGGGGTGATGAG GTACCGGTGTCTGTTTGCAGTGAGAGCTGTCCCCCAGGCACCAGGAAAGCTGTACAGAAAGGGAAGCCTCTTTGCTGCTATGACTGTATACCATGCACATCAGGGGAGATAAGCAATTCTACAG ACTCTCTGGAGTGCACCAAGTGTCCTGAGAGGTTCTGGTCTAACACTGACCGGACAGAGTGCATCCCAATGATAGTGGAGTTCCTGTCCTTTCAAGATAATATGGGCATCATCCTCTCTGTGCTTTCGGCTGCTGGAGCAGCTCTTACCATTACCGTCCTGGCTGCCTTTTTCCATCATCGAGACACACCGCTGGTCCGTGCCAACAACTCTGAACTGAGcttcctgctgctgctgtcacTTAAACTCTGCTTCCTGTGTGCACTGGCTTTTATTGGCCAGCCGGCACCTTGGTCCTGCATGCTACGCCATACACTGTTTGGGATCAGTTTTGTGGTGTGTCTGGCTTGTGTGCTCAGTAAGACAGTGGTGGTGTTAGTAGCCTTCAGAGCAACTCTGCCGGGCTCAAATGTGATGCGATACTTTGGTCCTGTTCAGCAGAGGGCAGGTATTTTCCTCTGTACGCTGATACAGGTGGGGATCTGTGTGTTTTGGCTGGTTCTGGCACCTCCTTTGCCCACTGAAAGTGCAGGGGGTGAGCTTGGGGCACGGGTGGTACTGCTGTGTGCCATAGGCTCAGTGGCAGGTTTTTCCCTGGTTCTGGGCTACATCGGCCTCCTGGCTGCTGTCTGCTTCCTTCTGGCCTTCTTCGCCCGGAAGCTTCCGGACAATTTCAATGAAGCAAAGTTCATCACTTTTAGCATGTTGATCTTCTGTGCTGTGTGGATCGCATTTGTTCCAGCGTATGTCAGCTCTCCTGGGAAATATACAGTAGCCGTAGAGGTCTTTGCCATCCTAGCTTCAAGTTACGGCCTTCTGCTGTGTATCTTTGCCCCAAAATGTTACATCATCCTACTCAGACCTGATAAGAACACAAAAAAGAACATGATGGCCAAATAG